A single window of Nicotiana sylvestris chromosome 5, ASM39365v2, whole genome shotgun sequence DNA harbors:
- the LOC138868490 gene encoding uncharacterized mitochondrial protein AtMg00810-like, producing MVTVRSVVALAAASRWYIFQMDVHNAFLQWDLSEESHYDNSLFTQQMGSDLVVILVFVDNPLVTETNLKLIEQVRKDLQVRFKMKDLGELKYFLDIEFSRSENEIQMCQRKYALELVSELGMSGGKPVTTLLEFNHKITSIEFDKIVTKNCSDNDSEHEDKERYQRIVGRVLYLTMTRPDIAFVVQVLNQFMHDPKQSHISAAMRVIKYIMGTPGLGLFMPAGENMKLTAYCESDWGACVETRRSVTSYVIKFGEALIS from the exons ATGGTTACAGTAAGGTCTGTGGTAGCTCTAGCAGCAGCTTCTCGCTGGTACATTTTTCAGATGGATGTGCATAATGCATTCCTACAATGGGACCTTTCTGAAGAG TCTCATTATGACAATTCTCTCTTCACACAACAAATGGGATCAGACCTAGTAGTCATACTTGTCTTTGTGGATAATCCCCTAGTAACAGAAACTAACTTGAAGCTGATTGAGCAAGTGAGAAAGGATTTACAGGTCAGGTTCAAAATGAAAGACCTTGGGGAGCTAAAATACTTCTTGGACATTGAATTCTCTAGATCAGAAAATGAAATTCAAATGTGCCAAAGAAAGTATGCACTTGAACTAGTTTCTGAACTTGGTATGTCAGGTGGAAAGCCAGTGACTACTCTACTAGAGTTCAACCACAAGATAACCTCTATAGAATTTGATAAGATTGTCACCAAGAATTGTAGTGACAATGACAgtgaacatgaagacaaagagaGATATCAGAGAATAGTAGGTAGAGTATTGTACTTGACTATGACTAGGCCTGACATAGCCTTTGTGGTTCAAGTACTTAATCAGTTCATGCATGATCCTAAACAGTCTCACATAAGTGCTGCCATGAGAGTAATCAAATATATAATGGGAACTCCAGGCCTAGGTCTGTTCATGCCAGCAGGTGAAAATATGAAGTTAACTGCTTACTGTGAATCAGACTGGGGTGCTTGTGTGGAAACAAGAAGATCAGTAACCAGTTATGTAATCAAGTTTGGAGAAGCCTTGATATCCTAG